The genomic stretch CTCGCCCGAGGTCAGCGACGCGCAATACGACAAGTTGATGCGCGAGCTACAGGACCTGGAGGCGAAGCATCCGAGCCTCCAGACGCCGGATTCGCCCACCCAGCGCGTGGGCGGCGCGGCGGCCGAGGAGTTCGGCGAGGTGGTGCACCGGGCGCCCATGCTCTCGCTGGCCAACATCTTCGAGGACCAGGGCCTCATCGAGTTCGACGAGCGCATCCGCAAGCTGGTGGGCCTGCCGGGCATCACCTACGTCTGCGAGCCCAAGCTGGACGGACTCGCCATCGCGTTGCGGTACGAGAAGGGCGCGTTCGTCCAGGGCGCCACCCGGGGCGACGGCACCACCGGCGAGGACGTCACCGGCAACCTGCGCACCATCCGCAGCCTGCCCATGTCGCTGTTCCCCCAGGACGGCGTGAAGGTGCCGGACGTGCTGGAGGTCCGCGGCGAGGTCTTCATCCGCAAGAAGGACTTCCAGAAGCTCAACGAGAAGCGCGAGGAGGAAGGCGAGCCGCTCTTCGCCAACCCGCGCAACGCCGCCGCCGGCAGCCTGCGCCAGTTGGACCCGCGGATGACGGCCGCCCGGCCCCTCTCCGTGTTCCTCTACGAATGCGTCCCCGGCGATGGCGTGCCTGTCTTCAAGACGCACATCGAGAAGCTGGAGTACCTCAAGACGCTGGGCCTGCCCATCAACCAGTACCGCCGCGCCGAGGGCCTGGAGGGCGTGCGCGAGGCCTATGACGCCTCCCTCAAGGGCCGCCACGAGCTGCCCTTCGAGGTGGACGGCATGGTGGTGAAGGTCGATGACGAGGACCAGCGCAAGCGCCTGGGCCAGGTCTCCAAGAGCCCCCGCTGGGCGGTGGCGTACAAGTTCCCGCCCGAAGAGGAGTCCACGGAGGTGATGGACATCGGCATCCAGGTGGGCCGCACAGGCGCGCTGACGCCGGTGGCGCACCTCAAGCCGGTGAAGGTGGGCGGCGTCACGGTGGCGCGCGCCACGCTGCACAACGAGGACGAGCTGCGCCGCAAGGACGTGCGCCAGGGCGACACCGTCTTCGTGCGCCGCGCCGGTGACGTGATTCCGGAAATCGTCTCCGTGGTGCTGTCCAAGCGCCCCGCGGACTCCGCCCCCTTCGAGTTCCCCAAGCACTGCCCCGTCTGCGACGCGGTGGCGACCAAGGACGAGGACGGCGCCATCATCCGCTGCACGGGCGCCTCCTGCCCCGCACAGCTGGTGGAAAAGATTCGCCACTTCGCCAGCCGCCTGGCCATGGATATCGAAGGTCTGGGCGACAAACTGGCCGCGCAGCTGGTGTCCACTGGCAGGGTGAAGGCGTTCGCGGACCTCTACGCGCTCACCAAGGAGAACCTGCTGACGCTGGAGCGCATGGGCGACAAGAGCGCGGACAACCTCATCGCGTCGCTGGAGCGCTCCAAGCAGACCACGCAGCGCCGCTTCCTCTATGCCCTGGGCATCCGCCACGTGGGTGACGCCACCGCCAAGGCGCTGGCGGAGGCCTTCCCCCAGTCGGAGACGCTCTTTGAGGCCAGCCTGGAGGACATCTCCCGCGTGAAGGACGTGGGCCCCATCATGGCCCAGGTCATCCACACCTTCTTCCAGGAGCCCCAGAACCAGAAGGCCATCCGCGCGCTGCTGGCGGCGGGTGTCCAGCCCGCGGCGCCCCAGGTCGCCACGGGAGGTCCCTTCGTGGGCAAGTCGGTGGTGCTCACCGGCGCGATGACGGGTATGACGCGGGAGCAGGCCAAGGAAGAGGTCGAGCGCCGGGGCGGCAAGGTCGCCGGAAGTGTCTCGCGCAAGACCGATTTCG from Myxococcus xanthus encodes the following:
- the ligA gene encoding NAD-dependent DNA ligase LigA; protein product: MDDFQKAAARARELHRELAHHNYRYYVLDSPEVSDAQYDKLMRELQDLEAKHPSLQTPDSPTQRVGGAAAEEFGEVVHRAPMLSLANIFEDQGLIEFDERIRKLVGLPGITYVCEPKLDGLAIALRYEKGAFVQGATRGDGTTGEDVTGNLRTIRSLPMSLFPQDGVKVPDVLEVRGEVFIRKKDFQKLNEKREEEGEPLFANPRNAAAGSLRQLDPRMTAARPLSVFLYECVPGDGVPVFKTHIEKLEYLKTLGLPINQYRRAEGLEGVREAYDASLKGRHELPFEVDGMVVKVDDEDQRKRLGQVSKSPRWAVAYKFPPEEESTEVMDIGIQVGRTGALTPVAHLKPVKVGGVTVARATLHNEDELRRKDVRQGDTVFVRRAGDVIPEIVSVVLSKRPADSAPFEFPKHCPVCDAVATKDEDGAIIRCTGASCPAQLVEKIRHFASRLAMDIEGLGDKLAAQLVSTGRVKAFADLYALTKENLLTLERMGDKSADNLIASLERSKQTTQRRFLYALGIRHVGDATAKALAEAFPQSETLFEASLEDISRVKDVGPIMAQVIHTFFQEPQNQKAIRALLAAGVQPAAPQVATGGPFVGKSVVLTGAMTGMTREQAKEEVERRGGKVAGSVSRKTDFVVAGEDAGSKLKKAQELGVRILDEQAFLQMLQTNT